ACAAaacaattcgaaaaaaaattaaaaacctcactgctttaattaaattttcggtACAGAGAAGTTAAAAAAGATGTAAATGGATTCAATCCCATAACAGACAGGTCTAAGCATATAATTGAAATGCACCCAAATTTCTAACTAATTTTACACTCCAAATCCAGTctttctttcttatttttttgcctctccaataaaattattaattttttataaacaaatccCGATTTATAATAAGTTCATTATAAGAGAACAAAAACGTATACCGTACTTTCTATTGGGGTGTCCCACATTTCattattatgaaatttcaattatttacatTAAGTTGACAAaatccaaaagaaaaaaatttaaatttttgctaccaacgttaatttaaaataatttcataaaatatataaaaaatgtcaaaattttgtGGTGTAATTTCCAAACGCATAAATTCCGAAGAAGTGGAACCACTGCGCTTCAGTCACTTGGAAATGCTAACCAAATGGTTGGCGAGTGAAACTGAATCGCTTCAGTCCGATTTCGCCACTAAAAGTGAAGCGGTGCAGGATATGCAAAAGCAAGTCATGCAAAACGagcaaaaagtaaacaaaatgcaacgaattatgtatgtatatgtatgtagaaaaaaatttaaaagcacatTAACTTTTGCAGCTTATCGAAATCAATGATATCATGGAAGTGCTTAAAGAAAAAGTGATCGCCACCGAACATGAAGTGGCGGTGAATGACGCGAACATAAGACTGCTTGAGCGCAATATCACAGCGCTGGAAGATTATGCGAATCGGCCGCTAACAGCTGCCGGCATAACCTGCGGTTGTCCAATTGTAAATGAGCAACAGGAACAACGACGTATGCTGGATCTGTTGCAGAACACAGGTCACAATATGGCACAGCTCCATCTGTTGATGAATGAGTTTCACGAATTGCAGCCATACGTGCAGCGTATGAGTAGTCCGTATTACACAGTACGTTCTGCATAAGTTTTTGctagctgttttttttttaatctaaaagtCAGTGACAGCATATTTATACTTTAGATTAGCAGCATATTGGATTGTCACGTGAGTACCTTGAAGCAAACTGAAAAGAATGTGGATAGTTTAGTTGAGAAAATGCATGCGGTCGACGGAATGTTACGACTGGCTTTGCGTGAGTGTGTTCACTGTGTTGTTATTGCattcataatattatatttccacATATCCGTAATTTTTGAGcttaatttcatatttcatagTACACCTGGCTGCTTCGCGTCAACAAAGATCACAATCTGCGCCGCCGTCTTTCTGCAAACCAATCGGTGATGGTCCAGCAAATATGCGAACTTAAATtcatgagaaaaaaattaaaattgatataaaatattttgcttgcgGGGTTAGGTGTAGCCAGAgacatgaaaaaattacaaattcaaatatttaaatctaGCTtgtcagtaaaaattaaaaacctagCATTATTAATCAAGTTTTTGATATTAGTTCAAGTATTAGTAtcaagtttatatattttatattttaagaaaagaagaatctattatatttttttaattctgactACCCCTAGCCCCTTAAGGCAATATCGAAGTATTTTTATTCCAACTAGGTTTTTGAGGTAAAACGTATTGCTTTTCAAAAATCTCCAATAACGCGCCACATAAGAAACTACGATCtctactaacaaaaaaaaaaaaaacagttaataAGCATTAAGCCGAGTTGCAATACTGCAACATTGCAAACAAAACATTGAACTGATCCAACAAAtttattatgtaataaaaaaaactagcgaataaattactttttttttaaccattGTGGTGTGATGATGTTTAATTGTATGAACTTCTATTACTAGgtgaaactttttgatttttgacactTTAATCATTAAACTTAGCATATGTAACATTTACATAAGAATTAATGTGtataaatgcttaaaaattaGTTGAACAAATTGGTTACGCGTGATCACGAGTCGGTACGGAAGAAGATTACATCATCAGCAATTATGCTGGTAGTGGTCTTTTGATTACCTTGCTGATCGGTAATCTCACCATATGTGATTTTTCCTTGCACCATGGTGCGTTGACCTTTCTTCAGATGTTCCATAACTGTATCGCGCAAATTTGGCTTAAAAACTACAACGCGATGCCAGTCAGTACGTTGAGCCCAATCGCCACTCTCATATCTGTAAGGCATAAAAAGCGTATAtgaagtatataatataaaatctgttttaaaatattttctaaattcaaCCGTAGcataataatttatatgcaaacattaGTGTAAGCTCTCTAGTATGTAGATTTATCAACTAAAATGTGAATAACCTGTAATTAGTATGCGTTGCTACCGAAAACATAACAACCGGGTGCTCGACGGAACCGCGCAATTGTGGATCTGCACCGACACGCCCCAGTATGGTTACATTATTGACAGCTGAAATAAAAAGCCGTTATTGTTCTATTGTTTCA
The sequence above is drawn from the Bactrocera tryoni isolate S06 chromosome 1, CSIRO_BtryS06_freeze2, whole genome shotgun sequence genome and encodes:
- the LOC120778149 gene encoding single-stranded DNA-binding protein, mitochondrial, translating into MLSQSARTLISPLRMALRQVARCSSNEAAPVRVEKTVNNVTILGRVGADPQLRGSVEHPVVMFSVATHTNYRYESGDWAQRTDWHRVVVFKPNLRDTVMEHLKKGQRTMVQGKITYGEITDQQGNQKTTTSIIADDVIFFRTDS
- the LOC120778139 gene encoding uncharacterized protein LOC120778139, translated to MSKFCGVISKRINSEEVEPLRFSHLEMLTKWLASETESLQSDFATKSEAVQDMQKQVMQNEQKLIEINDIMEVLKEKVIATEHEVAVNDANIRLLERNITALEDYANRPLTAAGITCGCPIVNEQQEQRRMLDLLQNTGHNMAQLHLLMNEFHELQPYVQRMSSPYYTISSILDCHVSTLKQTEKNVDSLVEKMHAVDGMLRLALLHLAASRQQRSQSAPPSFCKPIGDGPANMRT